The following proteins are encoded in a genomic region of Saccharomyces mikatae IFO 1815 strain IFO1815 genome assembly, chromosome: 9:
- the TAO3 gene encoding Tao3p (similar to Saccharomyces cerevisiae TAO3 (YIL129C); ancestral locus Anc_2.232) produces MASRFTFPPQRDQGIGFTFPMTNTAENADNNQQISIDIDPSSQNNLIKIDESPRDTFPLQQSVANAPIIDIPSPIDTPGGASLNDQLLLQQQQQQVTGEFRAPIQAFIEEQGDQKDISTIIPEREKQPSMQEPTPTEIAAKSVAEDYVTNLRQQMATDWKSPSEYALHILFTKFIRYAENKLNMCLQQLVMAEPPIVEILGEGIDPSFDEIIKSLGHIAKKKPKPVIDAMMFWRKTKSETANSASEEVEKLLKDYEFEKAHPSQAHPSQAHPSQAQFLLNRRLSRSSSNTTSKYKHNNSTNGLPSMKRHASSSFNNKVPLLKASNGNSSAISSPSIANSQLKSLENAIEVAKEEAFLADRKSLISIFILCRVLNEIVKQAPSNEEEDLSDKLEEIVFTQLKTTEPLSISSSLIKSSNWNSFAELLGSMSEKKFLSVSDRFIADLEKIPAYIPAELEPSTHLLILGMRYLKLRHYPLEKFEESADFMKSLSKFFSKTENFPVCLAYAEVTNQLLLPLAGSLTAEVNHPTWVEAMSTLLNTAKRLQADNKYWISGFKLTVSVLCTSPPNLFSKQWLSLLEANASKVKSKSLKERIFFAVGLSRLVWVYLYRCPETLNNTTRTLTKLLQLYLNTRKKENWITGDFGLLNPLTDALVSIGFLHPNFLMEQALIPLIRQSFNGSNLENINYEKLILTINTYKGLLVTKERPKFPEDDNRLYELNLNNITLNQAQEASSINHNEISDYFYRLFLLLDSSIGSEVWSPENQHQKPSSNAFSPFSFSFSNDNDSSKNNSLYVILFATIIEAIPCCLSISRAIPYKSTIEILSRNAVHSEEIISSSSQNALRALASKKNPYTLITWFAKYSFDFDEKTQSSYNMSYLSSKEYNRLLMLYVELLECWLEEFQSSNKEENKKETGLDGIRLLPIDPEQEESNETEKLEWKNTVTVIEEVEGNGLFFLCSHDARIRRLGIQILRIIFKFDEAMMEKTEKLSNGHSRSSSHFAADRGTRLIDLLNECNTTTLINPHKATLSAVEKTRFSRLNSKYKRGLLIKLAESEYGVDAALWQRAFPKLLALVFKTCPMAMALCRSIVCIRLVQVHEIILQVANDIDFKPKNVLPETIVNQWKLYLIAACTSLTSTFDQKLHIPSKIPQHGRKKSQQIFTVQHQKIKSAKSIFKMVLPLLNAKYIMIRDAIITGLSSMNINIFKAYVEAIDVFLVAWKEGSSNNQIRVEMFHILTILSPYLKADMIFNDEWILRKLSEFLQKTKQFLEKDSVQISYEYQSLRSYFAGLILSYYMAVREHPLIDELFPFQARASCFNYLKEWCGYGEYEPISEERYAIMIKNTESSRDRTAITTGIEFQKNRLQMIVLETMVVLCSDPITQTLDDNLELPIVISFDTEDLLSWIEALFDSDNTTVKNLGVRALENLLEKNRENYKLFRDVAFQCVSHHSHPSVAVLYYTTLCKSVLKLDNLVLDEDELVSLGLYGLVADREDTRTFAVDLLSAVETKLHNSSYTKVFKERLANSSKTVYKSTAKEISSIFAELLSQDLCLRIFSSLVRILDLFPFEIKRDLLVLMVPWVNKFTLKSSEEMDTFMVLNNLFYITIDLNDSLPNEVEQLWISLGKGNSFQNIHVSLEYIINSSMNHCNPFFVQYARDIVLYLANIPGGIGLLDTLLNNLEPRCMVPLAKHTFSEPVNNNKYSFLGNIWERLNYNGKKVIFSKAQLSIIFLVNLLTNLSESVKAKIPLLLHMSICLLDHYVPLIHESACKIASTLIFGLAPSNEKSEETVKLLRNKHALWSYDNLMKKGARSPKTMDLLIRNIISIFSDLDEFQVTWQRIALKWATTCSVRHIACRSFQVFRSLLTFLDQEMLRDMLHRLSNTISDGNVDIQGFAMQILMTLNAIMAELDPTNLISFPQLFWSITACLSSIHEQEFVEVLSCLSKFISKIDLDSPDTVQCLVAIFPSNWEGRFDGLQQIVMTGLRSSDSLEITWKFLDKLNLLKDSRIIANTDSRLLFALIANLPRFLNAMDRKDFTGIQVAADSLIELANAYKQPSLSRLIDSMAKNKFRSKKDFMSQVVSFISRNYFPSYSAQTLVFLLGLLFNKIGWIKVQTLEILKYVFPLIDLRRPEFIGVGADLISPLLRLLFTEYEAKALEVLDCVPNVSGSKMDKDVLRITMGNKDVKDSDNATTTLFGLPEDSGWSVPMPTMTAATTRHNVHAVFMTCGTSKSDEISAHGSDDLDAVIEFHADGEYELGRMDTIVEFHADGDYDLGRMDTNDSISVVEEKDASLSHMWAELDNLDSFFTKDTNVPNISSKMGMGIPHGRSDSIETTRTDQTFSFESAPQLYDKKVSVILNRSLSRTPSNVSFKTHLADSFAVKINRNGKPRI; encoded by the coding sequence ATGGCCTCAAGATTTACTTTTCCGCCTCAGAGGGATCAAGGTATTGGTTTTACCTTCCCAATGACAAATACAGCAGAAAATGCAGACAACAACCAACAGATATCAATAGACATTGATCCTTCAAGTCAGAACAATCTAATAAAGATAGACGAATCACCTCGTGATACATTTCCTCTGCAGCAATCCGTCGCCAATGCACCTATTATCGATATTCCATCTCCTATTGATACTCCAGGAGGTGCTTCTTTGAATGATCAATTACTCttacaacaacagcaacaacaagtAACAGGAGAATTTCGAGCCCCTATACAAGCGTTTATTGAGGAGCAAGGTGATCAAAAGGATATTTCAACGATAATACCTGAACGAGAAAAGCAGCCAAGTATGCAAGAGCCAACGCCCACAGAAATTGCAGCAAAATCTGTAGCAGAGGATTACGTAACTAATTTGAGGCAGCAAATGGCTACAGATTGGAAAAGCCCTTCCGAATATGCTCTTCATATActttttacaaaatttATTCGATATGCGGAGAACAAATTAAATATGTGTTTGCAACAACTAGTCATGGCGGAACCTCCAATTGTAGAAATTCTCGGGGAAGGAATTGATCCCAGctttgatgaaattatcaaatctCTAGGTCATATtgcgaaaaaaaagccgAAACCAGTCATTGATGCCATGATGTTTTGGAGGAAGACAAAATCTGAAACGGCCAATTCAGCCTCTGAAGAAGTGGAAAAGCTATTGAAAGATTATGAGTTTGAAAAGGCACATCCTTCTCAGGCACATCCTTCTCAGGCACATCCTTCTCAAGCACAATTCCTGCTGAATAGGCGGCTATCAAGATCCTCTAGCAATACAACTTCGAAGTATAAACATAATAACAGTACTAATGGCCTTCCTAGTATGAAAAGGCATGCTTCTTCATCCTTTAACAACAAGGTTCCCTTGCTCAAGGCCAGTAATGGCAACAGTAGCGCCATTTCAAGTCCATCTATAGCCAACTCacaattgaaaagtttaGAAAACGCAATTGAAGTAGCAAAAGAGGAAGCTTTTCTAGCAGATAGAAAATCTCTGATCAGTATATTCATTCTTTGTAGAGTTCTAAATGAAATTGTCAAGCAAGCGCCCAGcaacgaagaagaagatttatCCGATAAGCTAGAAGAGATTGTTTTTACTCAGTTGAAAACCACTGAACCACTTTCTATATCATCCAGTTTGATCAAGTCTTCTAATTGGAATTCGTTTGCTGAGCTTCTGGGCTCTATgtctgaaaagaaatttttgtcAGTCAGTGATCGATTTATAGCtgatttagaaaaaatCCCAGCGTATATACCCGCAGAGTTGGAACCAAGCACACATTTGTTAATTCTTGGTATGAGGTATCTAAAGTTGAGGCATTATCCGCTAgagaaatttgaagaaagtgcAGATTTTATGAAAAGTTtatcaaagtttttttcaaaaactgaGAATTTTCCAGTGTGTTTGGCGTATGCTGAAGTTACTAACCAattattattgcctttGGCTGGTTCACTGACAGCAGAAGTTAACCATCCCACGTGGGTAGAAGCAATGTCTACTTTATTGAATACGGCCAAGCGGCTACAGGCCGATAATAAGTATTGGATAAGTGGTTTTAAACTAACAGTTTCTGTTTTATGTACATCACCGCCTAATTTATTTTCTAAACAGTGGCTATCATTGTTGGAGGCTAACGCATCAAAAGTTAAGTCTAAAAGTTTaaaggaaagaattttttttgcagtTGGTTTATCGAGATTAGTTTGGGTTTATCTTTATAGATGTCCAGAGACTTTAAATAATACTACCAGGACTCTTACCAAACTTTTACAGTTATATTTGAACACAAGGAAAAAGGAGAATTGGATAACCGGCGATTTTGGACTTTTAAATCCGTTGACAGACGCTCTCGTATCAATTGGGTTCTTAcatccaaattttttgatggaACAGGCTCTAATTCCTCTGATACGACAATCTTTTAACGGCTCtaatttggaaaatatcaaCTATGAAAAACTAATTCTGACTATAAATACATACAAAGGTTTATTGGTTACGAAAGAGAGGCCGAAGTTTCCTGAAGATGATAATAGACTATATGAATTAAATTTAAACAACATCACATTGAACCAGGCTCAAGAAGCCTCCTCCATAAACCACAATGAAATATCGGATTACTTTTACAGATTATTCCTTCTGTTGGATTCGAGCATTGGTTCTGAGGTTTGGTCCCCTGAAAATCAACACCAAAAGCCGTCATCAAACGCGTTCAGCCCTTTTAGCTTTAGCTTTTCCAATGACAACGATTCAAGCAAAAACAATTCTCTTTATGTTATATTGTTTGCTACTATCATTGAAGCAATACCTTGTTGCCTCTCTATTTCACGTGCTATTCCTTACAAATCTACAATCGAGATTTTATCAAGGAACGCTGTTCattcagaagaaattatttcttctagCAGTCAAAATGCACTAAGGGCATTAGcctctaaaaaaaatccataTACACTAATCACTTGGTTTGCAAAATATTCCTTCGATTTCGATGAAAAGACACAGTCAAGCTACAATATGTCATActtatcatcaaaagaGTATAACAGGTTATTAATGCTTTATGTGGAGCTTTTGGAGTGCTGGCTGGAAGAATTTCAGTCATctaataaagaagaaaataagaaagaaactgGTTTGGATGGAATTCGCTTGTTGCCAATTGATccagaacaagaagaaagtaacgaaacagaaaaattggaaTGGAAGAATACAGTAACAGTTATTGAGGAAGTAGAAGGGAATGGtctctttttcctttgttcACATGATGCAAGGATTCGTAGATTAGGTATTCAGATATTAAGGATTATATTCAAGTTTGACGAGGCGATGATGGAAAAAACCGAAAAGCTATCAAATGGACATTCGAGATCATCATCCCATTTCGCAGCTGATCGTGGTACAAGACTTATTGATTTATTGAATGAGTGTAATACTACTACTCTAATTAATCCACATAAAGCAACATTAAGTGcagttgaaaaaacaagGTTTAGTCGACTGAATTCTAAGTATAAGAGGGGATTACTCATTAAACTCGCTGAATCGGAGTACGGGGTGGATGCTGCTTTATGGCAAAGGGCTTTTCCCAAATTATTGGCTTTGGTTTTCAAAACTTGTCCTATGGCAATGGCATTATGTCGATCTATTGTTTGTATAAGACTGGTGCAAGTACACGAGATAATTTTGCAGGTAGCAAATGATATTGATTTCAAGCCCAAAAATGTTTTACCAGAAACGATCGTCAACCAATGGAAGCTATATTTGATTGCTGCATGTACCTCATTAACGTCCACTTTTGACCAAAAACTGCACATTCCATCTAAAATTCCTCAGCATGGTAGGAAAAAGAGTCAACAAATCTTCACCGTTCAGCATCAGAAGATTAAATCTGCGAAATCAATCTTTAAGATGGTTCTTCCTTTATTAAATGCAAAATATATTATGATTAGGGATGCCATAATAACAGGACTAAGCTCAATGAATATCAACATTTTCAAAGCTTACGTGGAGGCCATTGACGTATTTTTAGTGGCATGGAAGGAAGGAAGTTCCAACAACCAAATCAGAGTGGAAATGTTTCATATTTTGACTATTTTATCGCCATACTTAAAAGCGGATATGATATTTAATGATGAATGGATACTTCGAAAATTATCAGAATTTTTgcagaaaacaaaacagtTTCTTGAGAAGGACTCAGTACAAATCTCCTACGAATATCAATCACTGCGAAGCTACTTTGCAGGCCTTATATTGAGTTATTATATGGCAGTAAGAGAACATCCACTCATCGATGAATTATTTCCATTCCAAGCCCGTGCATCATGCTTTAATTATTTAAAAGAATGGTGTGGCTATGGTGAGTATGAACCTATATCAGAAGAAAGATATGCTATAATGATCAAAAATACGGAAAGTAGTAGAGATAGAACTGCTATTACTACTGGGATAGAGTTCCAGAAAAACAGGCTACAGATGATCGTATTAGAAACTATGGTTGTTTTATGTTCTGATCCAATAACGCAAACGTTGGATGATAATTTAGAGTTACCCATTGTAATTTCTTTCGATACCGAAGATTTACTTTCTTGGATTGAAGCACTATTCGACTCCGACAACACTACCGTAAAAAATCTTGGAGTGCGTGCTTTGGAAAACCTTTTGGAGAAAAATAGGGAAAACTATAAACTATTCAGAGACGTTGCGTTTCAATGTGTTTCACACCATTCGCATCCTTCGGTAGCTGTATTATACTACACTACACTTTGTAAATCCGTTTTGAAATTGGATAACTTGGTTTTAGACGAAGATGAACTAGTTTCCTTGGGTTTATATGGACTAGTGGCAGATAGGGAGGATACTAGAACGTTTGCTGTTGATCTGCTTTCAGCCGTTGAAACCAAGTTGCATAATTCCTCTTATACCAAGGTATTTAAGGAGAGACTTGCAAACTCTTCAAAGACTGTTTACAAATCTACTGCAAAGGAAATTTCTAGCATATTCGCCGAATTGCTTTCCCAAGATTTGTGCTTGAGAATATTCTCCAGTTTGGTTAGAATACTTGATTTGTTTCCCTTCGAAATAAAAAGGGATTTATTGGTGCTTATGGTACCTTGGGTAAACAAATTCACATTGAAGTCTTCAGAAGAGATGGACACCTTTATGGTCCTGAATAATCTGTTTTATATTACCATTGATCTCAACGACTCTTTGCCGAACGAAGTGGAGCAGCTATGGATTTCCTTAGGTAAGGGCAATTCTTTCCAAAACATTCATGTATCACTGGAGTACATcataaattcttcaatgaatCATTGCAATCCATTCTTTGTTCAGTATGCAAGAGATATTGTGTTATATTTGGCCAATATTCCCGGTGGCATTGGGCTACTTGATACTCTATTGAATAACTTAGAACCCAGGTGCATGGTTCCTTTAGCGAAGCATACATTTTCTGAGCCAGTAAACAATAATAAGTATTCCTTTCTAGGAAATATCTGGGAACGTCTGAATtataatggaaaaaaggtTATTTTTTCGAAGGCTCAACTTTCGATCATCTTTTTAGTGAATTTGTTAACGAACTTGAGTGAATCTGTAAAAGCAAAAATTCCGTTACTATTACATATGTCCATTTGCTTGCTGGACCATTATGTTCCGCTTATTCATGAGAGTGCCTGTAAGATCGCCTCTACATTAATTTTTGGGTTGGCGCCAAGTAACGAAAAGTCTGAGGAAACTGTAAAATTGTTAAGAAATAAGCACGCTCTGTGGTCATATGACaacttgatgaaaaaaggCGCTAGATCTCCAAAAACCATGGATTTACTAATAAGGAATATTATCTCTATATTCTCAGATCTAGATGAATTCCAAGTAACTTGGCAAAGAATAGCTTTGAAGTGGGCCACTACTTGCTCAGTAAGGCATATAGCGTGTAGATCATTCCAGGTGTTCAGATCGTTGTTAACATTTTTGGATCAAGAAATGTTGCGTGATATGCTTCATAGACTCTCGAATACTATATCGGATGGAAATGTAGACATTCAAGGATTTGCCATGCAGATCTTAATGACTTTGAATGCAATCATGGCCGAACTTGATCCAACCAATTTGATCAGTTTCCCACAATTATTCTGGTCCATTACGGCATGTTTGAGCAGTATACATGAACAAGAATTTGTTGAAGTATTATCATGTTTAAGCAAGTTCATTTCAAAGATCGATTTAGATTCTCCAGATACTGTTCAGTGTTTAGTTGCCATTTTTCCCTCAAATTGGGAAGGTCGCTTCGATGGTTTACAGCAAATAGTCATGACTGGATTGAGATCTTCGGATTCCTTAGAGATTACATGGAAATTTCTAGATAAgttgaatttgttgaaagatAGCCGGATTATAGCAAATACAGACTCTAGGCTACTTTTTGCATTAATAGCGAACCTCCCAAGATTTTTGAATGCAATGGATCGCAAAGATTTTACGGGCATCCAGGTTGCTGCAGACTCATTAATTGAGCTAGCAAATGCATACAAACAACCTTCACTCTCCCGATTAATAGATTCTATGGCAAAGAACAAATTCAGgtcaaagaaagatttcATGAGTCAAGTAGTTAGTTTTATATCCAGAAACTACTTTCCCTCTTATTCTGCTCAAACGTTGGTATTTTTACTCGGGCTTTTGTTCAATAAGATTGGATGGATCAAAGTTCAAACTCTAGAGATTTTAAAGTATGTTTTCCCTTTAATTGATTTGAGAAGGCCAGAGTTCATTGGAGTTGGGGCTGATTTGATATCTCCGTTGCTAAGATTGCTATTTACTGAATATGAAGCAAAAGCTCTAGAAGTCTTGGATTGTGTGCCTAATGTTTCTGGGAGTAAGATGGATAAGGATGTCCTAAGGATAACTATGGGAAATAAAGATGTGAAAGACAGTGATAATGCTACCACCACTTTGTTTGGTCTGCCTGAAGATAGCGGTTGGTCCGTTCCTATGCCAACAATGACTGCGGCTACGACAAGACATAATGTTCATGCAGTGTTTATGACCTGTGGTACAAGCAAATCTGACGAAATCTCTGCACACGGATCGGATGATTTGGATGCAGTTATCGAGTTTCATGCGGATGGTGAGTACGAACTTGGCAGGATGGATACAATTGTGGAGTTCCACGCGGATGGTGATTACGATCTCGGTAGAATGGATACAAATGATTCAATTTCTGTtgtagaagaaaaggacGCTTCGTTAAGTCACATGTGGGCGGAATTGGATAACCTCGATAGTTTTTTCACGAAGGATACAAATGTGCCGAATATCTCTTCAAAAATGGGCATGGGAATTCCACATGGACGTTCTGATTCAATTGAAACCACTCGAACTGATCAAACATTCTCTTTCGAGTCTGCCCCTCAGTTGTATGATAAAAAGGTCTCAGTTATATTGAATAGAAGCCTATCTAGAACACCATCTAATGTCTCATTTAAGACCCATCTGGCTGATTCATTTGCtgtaaaaataaacagGAACGGAAAGCCAAGAATATAA